In Homo sapiens chromosome 1 genomic patch of type NOVEL, GRCh38.p14 PATCHES HSCHR1_6_CTG31, one genomic interval encodes:
- the OR2T4 gene encoding olfactory receptor 2T4 — translation MANITWMANHTGWSDFILLGLFRQSKHPALLCVVIFVVFLMALSGNAVLILLIHCDAHLHTPMYFFISQLSLMDMAYISVTVPKMLLDQVMGVNKISAPECGMQMFFYVTLAGSEFFLLATMAYDRYVAICHPLRYPVLMNHRVCLFLSSGCWFLGSVDGFTFTPITMTFPFRGSREIHHFFCEVPAVLNLSCSDTSLYEIFMYLCCVLMLLIPVVIISSSYLLILLTIHGMNSAEGRKKAFATCSSHLTVVILFYGAAIYTYMLPSSYHTPEKDMMVSVFYTILTPVVNPLIYSLRNKDVMGALKKMLTVEPAFQKAME, via the coding sequence ATGGCCAATATCACCTGGATGGCCAACCACACTGGATGGTCGGATTTCATCCTGTTGGGACTCTTCAGACAATCCAAACATCCAGCACTACTTTGTGTGGtcatttttgtggttttcctgATGGCGTTGTCTGGAAATGCTGTCCTGATCCTTCTGATACACTGTGACGcccacctccacacccccatgtactttTTCATCAGTCAATTGTCTCTCATGGACATGGCGTACATTTCTGTCACTGTGCCCAAGATGCTCCTGGACCAGGTCATGGGTGTGAATAAGATCTCAGCCCCTGAGTGTGGGATGCAGATGTTCTTCTACGTGACACTAGCAGGTTCAGAATTTTTCCTTCTAGCCACCATGGCCTATGACCGCTACGTGGCCATCTGCCATCCTCTCCGTTACCCTGTCCTCATGAACCATAGGGTGTGTCTCTTCCTGTCATCAGGCTGCTGGTTCCTGGGCTCAGTGGATGGCTTCACATTCACTCCCATCACCATGACCTTCCCCTTCCGTGGATCCCGGGAGATTCATCATTTCTTCTGTGAAGTTCCTGCTGTATTGAATCTCTCCTGCTCAGACACCTCACTCTATGAGATTTTCATGTACTTGTGCTGTGTCCTCATGCTCCTCATCCCTGTGGTGATCATTTCAAGCTCCTATTTACTCATCCTCCTCACCATCCACGGGATGAACTCAGCAGAGGGCCGGAAAAAGGCCTTTGCCACCTGCTCCTCCCACCTGACTGTGGTCATCCTCTTCTATGGGGCTGCCATCTACACCTACATGCTCCCCAGCTCCTACCACACCCCTGAGAAGGACATGATGGTATCTGTCTTCTATACCATCCTCACTCCAGTGGTGAACCCTTTAATCTATAGTCTTAGGAATAAGGATGTCATGGGGGCTCTGaagaaaatgttaacagtggaACCTGCCTTTCAAAAAGCTATGGAGTAG